One genomic segment of Kordiimonas sp. SCSIO 12603 includes these proteins:
- a CDS encoding DUF817 domain-containing protein yields MAKLFVDLWWFGLKQAWACMFGGLLLFGILLSHFFWPDDALLPRYDFLFIYAVVIQASFLLLKLETWEEAKVILIFHIVGTVMELFKTHVGSWSYPEENYIRLYGVPLFSGFMYSAVGSFLARVWREFDFRYKNYPPFWQTLVVGMGIYVNFFSHHYVWDFRHILMLSVVLMFRSTWIYFSVRATRYRMPVLLAIFLGAFFIWFAENIATYSNIWLYPNQIDGWQLVPVSKFGSWFLLMIISGVLLTTIQKPMEENCNG; encoded by the coding sequence ATGGCGAAGCTGTTTGTTGATTTATGGTGGTTTGGTCTCAAGCAGGCATGGGCATGTATGTTTGGTGGGCTCTTGTTGTTTGGCATATTGCTGAGCCATTTTTTCTGGCCAGATGATGCTTTGCTTCCACGCTATGATTTTCTCTTTATTTATGCAGTCGTTATTCAGGCCAGTTTTCTGCTCTTGAAGTTGGAAACATGGGAAGAAGCCAAGGTTATCCTTATTTTTCACATCGTTGGTACGGTGATGGAACTGTTTAAAACCCATGTGGGTTCATGGAGCTATCCGGAAGAAAATTATATCCGGCTCTATGGTGTGCCGCTTTTTTCAGGCTTTATGTATTCAGCGGTGGGAAGTTTTTTGGCCCGCGTCTGGCGCGAGTTCGATTTTCGCTATAAGAATTACCCTCCTTTCTGGCAGACGCTGGTGGTGGGCATGGGGATATATGTCAATTTTTTCAGTCATCATTATGTCTGGGACTTTAGGCATATATTGATGCTGTCAGTAGTGCTGATGTTTCGCAGTACGTGGATTTATTTTTCTGTACGGGCAACACGGTATCGGATGCCAGTACTGCTCGCTATTTTCCTTGGGGCATTTTTTATCTGGTTTGCTGAAAATATTGCAACCTATAGCAATATATGGCTTTACCCAAACCAGATAGATGGGTGGCAACTGGTGCCAGTTAGCAAATTTGGTTCCTGGTTTTTATTGATGATTATCAGTGGCGTCTTGCTAACTACTATTCAAAAGCCTATGGAAGAAAATTGTAACGGTTAG
- a CDS encoding ATP-binding cassette domain-containing protein, translating into MAPPILSLRNIDLHWGADPVLDKLEMHIGETDRLCLVGRNGAGKSTLMKLIAGIIQADDGERWVQPGSRIAYLPQEPDASGYDNLYAYIAGGLDPEQDHETYRVDVLVEDLNIKADASPSSASGGELRRAALARTLVSEPDLLLLDEPTNHMDVGTIEWLEGYLKAWRGAIMLISHDRAFLNNLTSATLWLDRGKVRRMDDKFEKFEGWQEKVFEEEAENLKKLNKLIKEETRWSVEGISARRTRNQGRLRRLYDLRDQRKNMIKAEGSVTITMAGGEQSGKRVIEAKDISKKFGDRSLFEDFTVRINRGDRVGIIGPNGVGKSTLLKILMGELEPDTGTVKLGTNLETRIIDQKRADLKEDMTIMDVLTGGRGEWIKIGEEDRHVMTYLKEFLFDPSVAKMPVSALSGGERNRLLIALNFAKQSNLLVLDEPTNDLDMDTLDLLQEVLADYKGTIILVSHDRDFLDRVVTSSIVLEGDGSITEYAGGYTDYKAQKALTEKPKEEPQKLKSNVVSIKAAPKKKATKLSYKDQRELDNLPAEVESMSFQIAEMEAQLADPNLYAKDPAKFSQISKELEAKRELLDEKEMRWLELEELKDSLNN; encoded by the coding sequence ATGGCACCACCGATTTTGAGTTTGCGTAATATTGATCTCCATTGGGGGGCTGATCCTGTGCTGGATAAGCTAGAAATGCATATCGGTGAAACTGACAGGCTGTGCCTTGTTGGTCGAAATGGTGCGGGTAAATCAACGCTGATGAAGTTGATCGCAGGCATTATTCAGGCGGACGATGGTGAGCGTTGGGTACAACCAGGTAGCCGTATCGCTTATCTGCCGCAGGAACCTGATGCCAGTGGTTATGATAACCTTTATGCCTATATCGCTGGTGGGCTTGATCCTGAGCAGGATCATGAAACATACCGTGTGGATGTACTGGTGGAGGATCTCAATATCAAGGCCGATGCAAGCCCATCAAGCGCTTCTGGTGGTGAACTGCGCCGTGCTGCACTTGCTCGTACGCTAGTAAGTGAACCTGATCTGCTACTGCTTGATGAGCCCACCAACCATATGGATGTCGGTACTATCGAGTGGCTTGAAGGATACCTTAAGGCATGGCGTGGGGCGATTATGCTTATTAGCCACGACCGAGCATTCCTGAATAACCTGACGAGCGCAACTCTATGGCTTGATCGCGGTAAAGTCCGGCGGATGGATGATAAGTTTGAAAAGTTTGAAGGCTGGCAGGAAAAAGTTTTCGAAGAAGAAGCGGAAAACCTTAAGAAACTGAATAAGCTTATCAAAGAGGAAACACGCTGGTCTGTAGAAGGGATCAGTGCACGTCGTACTCGTAACCAAGGGCGTCTTCGACGCCTTTATGATCTCCGTGATCAGCGCAAGAATATGATTAAGGCAGAAGGCAGTGTTACCATTACCATGGCTGGTGGTGAGCAGTCTGGCAAGCGTGTGATCGAAGCCAAAGACATCTCCAAAAAGTTTGGTGACCGTTCCCTGTTTGAAGATTTTACCGTACGTATTAATCGTGGTGACCGGGTGGGCATTATTGGGCCGAACGGGGTTGGTAAATCCACGCTACTAAAAATTTTGATGGGCGAGTTAGAGCCTGATACTGGAACGGTTAAACTGGGGACTAATCTGGAAACTAGAATTATCGACCAGAAACGTGCTGACCTTAAAGAAGATATGACCATTATGGATGTGCTCACAGGTGGCCGTGGTGAGTGGATCAAAATTGGCGAGGAAGATCGTCATGTAATGACCTACTTGAAAGAGTTTCTGTTTGATCCGAGTGTTGCCAAAATGCCGGTATCTGCTCTTTCTGGCGGAGAACGAAACCGACTGTTAATTGCGCTCAATTTCGCGAAGCAATCAAACCTGTTGGTGCTTGATGAGCCAACAAATGATTTGGATATGGATACCCTTGATCTGCTACAGGAAGTGTTGGCGGATTATAAAGGAACCATTATCCTTGTATCGCACGACCGAGATTTTCTTGACCGCGTGGTAACTAGCTCCATTGTGCTTGAGGGTGATGGAAGCATCACAGAATATGCAGGTGGATATACTGATTATAAAGCCCAGAAGGCGCTAACTGAGAAGCCAAAGGAAGAACCTCAAAAACTGAAGTCAAATGTGGTTTCTATCAAGGCAGCGCCAAAGAAAAAGGCCACAAAACTGTCGTATAAAGATCAAAGAGAATTGGATAACTTACCTGCGGAAGTGGAAAGCATGTCTTTCCAAATTGCCGAAATGGAAGCACAGCTCGCGGACCCCAATCTCTATGCGAAAGACCCGGCAAAATTCAGCCAGATCAGCAAGGAACTAGAAGCGAAACGAGAACTGCTTGATGAAAAAGAAATGCGCTGGCTTGAGCTTGAAGAACTGAAGGATAGCCTGAATAATTAA
- a CDS encoding PH domain-containing protein yields the protein MSDTVFENNVVLENTVPPVEELDFAPLASTYARTLIIESSIFFTILAIIPAVINWFVADGWLLTQWWFYVLWLLLTLSPFIWAPMVAKSRGFSMREKDIHYRSGLIWKKTVSLPYNRIQHVEIESGPLERIFKLTTLKFFTAGGAMSDMKIPALEFERSSKLRAFVMEKAGVSEAEAKDAN from the coding sequence ATGTCAGATACTGTTTTTGAAAATAATGTGGTACTTGAAAACACCGTACCGCCCGTAGAAGAACTTGATTTTGCACCACTGGCATCAACCTATGCCCGCACGTTAATTATTGAATCTTCTATCTTCTTCACCATTCTGGCGATTATACCAGCAGTGATAAATTGGTTCGTCGCCGATGGCTGGTTGCTCACTCAGTGGTGGTTCTATGTGCTCTGGTTATTGCTGACATTATCACCATTTATTTGGGCACCAATGGTGGCTAAATCTCGGGGCTTCAGCATGCGGGAAAAAGATATTCATTATCGTTCGGGTTTGATCTGGAAAAAAACCGTATCTCTCCCTTATAACCGCATCCAACATGTGGAAATTGAAAGTGGTCCACTCGAACGTATATTCAAATTAACCACACTGAAGTTTTTCACTGCTGGCGGTGCCATGTCCGACATGAAAATCCCTGCACTTGAATTTGAACGGTCGAGTAAGTTACGTGCCTTTGTAATGGAAAAAGCTGGTGTAAGCGAGGCAGAGGCTAAAGATGCCAACTGA
- a CDS encoding PH domain-containing protein — translation MVTTKLDAGKWQRLSPYAVIYYIVKFISAFVKQGVQSLAPLAAVIFTAGENRWLIIGFIAAGAVVFLLAGAVLSYLKFRFRIANDTFLIQRGVFKRKRLTLTFDRIQNVAFKEPIYFRPFGLVVLSIESAGSSSEEVGLGGIPRSLAEEIRKNVLKVKSKVHSETGTVAEDTLTAAPDSDDAQTIIKQPASELVRYGLSNNNIWVFAGIIGGSLAQVDWDEYTFAQETENLIVSLIGTSGAALTAFFISVLFFIAFILLMLSAIGAVVSNYNYHLTRHHGRFHRTKGLFERQEKSLLESKIQCLQIDQPWAARLLSRFHLYPKQVGFAKLGQEGGENDMTGAPRFLIPSVTKSFAVDFSKLLYPDFHWEKATLKPIDRMYTRKMLAWVFAPITVLPATSLSIVFSPWFMLILLFPVLAMPFVMLRRSKFGYASDGIHGIIRSGFFGQKLTVFPFFKVQTVQLTQSPAQRKKGLANLVIKMAGTSLQIPFMPLQDAKSWRDRILYEVESNNSSWM, via the coding sequence GTGGTAACCACAAAGCTTGATGCCGGCAAATGGCAGCGCCTGTCGCCGTACGCCGTTATTTATTATATTGTAAAGTTCATTTCTGCTTTTGTGAAGCAAGGGGTGCAAAGTTTAGCGCCTTTAGCTGCCGTTATTTTTACCGCCGGTGAAAATCGCTGGCTAATTATTGGCTTTATCGCTGCAGGCGCCGTTGTCTTTCTGTTAGCAGGCGCCGTACTCAGCTATTTGAAGTTCCGTTTTCGTATTGCAAATGACACCTTCCTTATTCAGCGGGGGGTGTTTAAACGTAAACGACTAACTCTCACATTTGACCGTATTCAAAATGTGGCATTCAAAGAACCCATCTATTTTAGGCCTTTTGGTTTAGTGGTGCTTTCCATTGAAAGCGCAGGATCATCTTCCGAAGAGGTAGGATTAGGTGGCATCCCTCGTTCATTGGCCGAGGAAATACGCAAAAACGTTTTAAAGGTAAAAAGCAAAGTTCATTCGGAAACAGGTACCGTAGCTGAAGATACTTTAACTGCGGCACCAGACTCTGATGATGCACAGACCATTATTAAACAACCAGCTTCGGAGCTGGTGCGTTATGGCCTTTCCAACAATAATATTTGGGTATTCGCGGGTATCATTGGTGGTTCATTGGCACAGGTAGATTGGGACGAATATACTTTCGCACAAGAAACCGAAAATTTAATTGTCTCTCTTATCGGCACGAGCGGCGCTGCTCTCACCGCTTTTTTCATCAGCGTTCTATTTTTCATTGCTTTTATCTTATTGATGCTCTCAGCAATTGGCGCTGTGGTTTCAAACTATAACTATCACCTTACTCGCCATCATGGGCGCTTTCACCGCACGAAAGGTTTATTCGAACGACAAGAGAAAAGCCTGCTGGAAAGCAAAATTCAATGCCTGCAAATTGATCAACCGTGGGCAGCTCGGCTTTTATCTCGCTTTCACCTTTACCCAAAACAGGTTGGCTTCGCCAAACTGGGTCAGGAAGGCGGCGAGAATGACATGACGGGAGCCCCACGTTTTCTGATTCCTAGTGTTACGAAAAGCTTTGCGGTAGATTTTTCCAAGCTTCTTTATCCCGACTTCCACTGGGAAAAGGCTACGCTGAAACCGATTGACCGAATGTATACCAGAAAGATGCTGGCGTGGGTTTTTGCTCCTATTACCGTCCTACCTGCTACAAGCCTTTCTATAGTCTTTAGCCCTTGGTTCATGCTTATCTTGCTGTTTCCGGTGTTGGCAATGCCCTTCGTGATGTTAAGGCGTTCCAAGTTTGGTTACGCCTCGGACGGCATCCACGGCATTATACGCTCCGGATTCTTTGGGCAAAAGCTGACGGTATTCCCTTTCTTCAAGGTACAAACGGTACAGCTTACTCAATCCCCTGCACAGCGGAAAAAAGGGTTAGCTAATCTGGTCATTAAAATGGCTGGTACATCGCTTCAAATACCTTTCATGCCCCTGCAGGATGCCAAGTCATGGCGAGATCGCATTTTGTACGAAGTGGAAAGCAATAACTCCTCTTGGATGTAA